The following are encoded in a window of Megalopta genalis isolate 19385.01 chromosome 6, iyMegGena1_principal, whole genome shotgun sequence genomic DNA:
- the noc gene encoding zinc finger protein no ocelli has protein sequence MVVLEEGGMLTTGHNQYLQPDYLSPLPTTLDAKKSPLALLAQTCSQIGADSPTKPLISPLDKTPKGMSAGTNAKSPPAAKLERNTRSSPSDGKSLAFKPYETNVVSKKSTDEGRPASKASVHSVSGQDSVSVCDNGHSEKKSSGNRTPVGRKSVSPASQATATTTSTPSADRKTPADREKTDGSPRNNSGTSPIIRSGMEILSGAHAKDSNLAAYKTSLPGFSGNPLCCPPGLAENPAFRPPFAGASPFSHHHAAAAALLGYPSATPTGGNPYLSYARVKTPAGGEALVPVCKDPYCTGCQYSMHSAQLMMGTGTCPSGCTQCDHQKYGLAMALSSLGPMAPPSLSYPSTLTGGRPYVCNWIAGDSYCGKRFTTSEELLQHLRSHTSLTGGDHASSAALLSNPHPHPLLSPSAALHRASGGSYPTPSLSPLSARYHPYGKPPTGPLPASLAASPYSAFNALGPYYSPYAIYGQRIGAAVHP, from the exons ATGGTTGTCCTTGAGGAAGGCGGTATGCTGACTACTGGACATAATCAGTACCTACAACCGGATTACCTTTCTCCGCTTCCAACCACG TTGGATGCGAAGAAAAGTCCCTTAGCTTTATTGGCGCAGACATGCAGTCAAATCGGGGCTGATTCACCGACGAAGCCGTTGATCTCTCCGCTGGATAAAACCCCGAAGGGCATGAGCGCCGGGACAAATGCGAAATCGCCGCCGGCTGCGAAATTGGAACGGAATACCCGCAGCAGCCCGTCGGATGGGAAGTCGCTGGCTTTCAAGCCGTACGAGACGAACGTCGTGTCGAAGAAATCGACCGACGAGGGCAGGCCGGCGTCCAAGGCCAGTGTTCACAGTGTTAGTGGTCAGGATAGTGTGAGTGTGTGTGACAACGGGCACTCCGAGAAAAAGTCGTCCGGCAATCGCACCCCCGTCGGACGGAAGTCCGTGTCGCCGGCGAGCCAAGCGACGGCGACCACGACCAGCACCCCGTCGGCCGACAGGAAAACGCCGGCGGACCGTGAGAAGACCGACGGATCGCCGCGGAACAACAGCGGAACCAGCCCGATCATCAGATCCGGAATGGAGATTCTATCCGGCGCTCACGCGAAGGACTCGAACTTGGCCGCGTACAAGACCAGCCTGCCCGGATTTTCCGGCAATCCGCTTTGCTGTCCGCCCGGTCTCGCAGAGAACCCGGCGTTCAGACCGCCGTTCGCCGGCGCGTCTCCGTTCTCGCATCACCACGCCGCCGCGGCGGCTCTTTTGGGCTATCCGTCGGCCACGCCGACGGGCGGCAATCCGTATTTGAGCTACGCTCGCGTCAAGACTCCGGCCGGCGGCGAGGCGCTGGTGCCGGTTTGCAAGGACCCTTACTGCACCGGCTGCCAGTACAGTATGCACAGCGCACAGCTAATGATGGGCACCGGTACCTGCCCCAGCGGATGCACGCAGTGCGATCATCAAAAGTACGGGCTGGCGATGGCGTTGTCGTCGCTGGGCCCCATGGCACCGCCGTCCCTGTCGTATCCATCCACCCTGACCGGCGGCAGGCCGTACGTCTGCAATTGGATCGCCGGCGACTCCTATTGCGGAAAGAGATTCACCACCTCCGAGGAGCTTCTGCAACATCTCCGCAGCCACACCAGCCTGACCGGCGGCGACCACGCTTCCTCCGCCGCGCTTCTCAGCAATCCGCATCCGCATCCCCTGCTCTCGCCATCCGCGGCACTCCATCGCGCGAGCGGCGGCTCCTATCCGACGCCATCTTTGAGCCCGCTCAGCGCTAGATACCATCCGTACGGGAAGCCGCCGACGGGACCTTTGCCAGCGTCGCTCGCCGCGTCGCCTTACAGCGCTTTCAACGCGTTAGGACCCTATTACTCGCCGTACGCGATCTACGGGCAGCGGATCGGTGCTGCTGTACATCCATAA